A section of the Lagopus muta isolate bLagMut1 chromosome 17, bLagMut1 primary, whole genome shotgun sequence genome encodes:
- the SNRNP35 gene encoding U11/U12 small nuclear ribonucleoprotein 35 kDa protein isoform X2: protein MGAMNDWAPIAKEYDPLKAGSIDGTDEEPHDRAVWRAMLARYVPNKGVTGDPHLTLFVARLNLQTTEEKLKEVFSRYGDIRKIRLVRDLVTGFSKGYAFIEYKEERALLKAHRDANRLVVDQHEVFVDFELERTLKGWIPRRLGGGFGGKKESGQLRFGGRDRPFRKPINLPNVKNDFYGEGSAEKRNWSREGARDWRTRDREHERSREKRGPERERSWGWADSERERDSKEERSRGRERKDRDRKDRERDRSRERDAKKQRDDDKYR, encoded by the exons ATGGGAG CGATGAACGATTGGGCGCCCATAGCGAAGGAGTACGACCCCCTGAAAGCCGGGAGCATCGACGGCACGGATGAGGAGCCCCACGACCGTGCCGTGTGGAGGGCCATGCTGGCGCGTTATGTCCCCAACAAGGGCGTCACCGGAGATCCTCACCTCACCCTGTTCGTAGCGAGGCTCAATCTGCAGACGACGGAGGAGAAATTAAAGGAGGTCTTTTCCCGATATGGAGACATCAGAAAGATCCGTCTGGTTCGAGATCTGGTCACGGGATTTTCCAAGGGTTATGCGTTTATCGAGTACAAGGAGGAACGCGCTCTGCTGAAGGCCCATAGAGATGCCAACAGGCTGGTTGTCGATCAGCACGAGGTCTTTGTAGACTTCGAATTGGAAAGAACTCTCAAAGGATGGATTCCTCGGAGGCTTGGAGGAGGTTTTGGAGGCAAAAAAGAATCTGGGCAGCTGCGGTTCGGAGGACGGGACAGACCTTTCCGGAAACCTATTAATTTgccaaatgtgaaaaatgatttCTATGGAGAAGgctcagcagagaaaagaaactggtCTCGAGAGGGAGCAAGGGACTGGAGAACAAGAGACCGAGAGCATGAAAGGAGCAGAGAGAAGAGGGGGCCAGAAAGAGAGCGGTCGTGGGGTTGGGCTGACAGCGAGAGAGAAAGAGACTCaaaagaggagaggagcagagggagagagaggaaggacagagacagaaaggaCAGAGAGAGAGACCGGAGCAGGGAAAGAGATGCCAAGAAGCAAAGAGATGATGATAAGTATCGATAG
- the SNRNP35 gene encoding U11/U12 small nuclear ribonucleoprotein 35 kDa protein isoform X1, with amino-acid sequence MNDWAPIAKEYDPLKAGSIDGTDEEPHDRAVWRAMLARYVPNKGVTGDPHLTLFVARLNLQTTEEKLKEVFSRYGDIRKIRLVRDLVTGFSKGYAFIEYKEERALLKAHRDANRLVVDQHEVFVDFELERTLKGWIPRRLGGGFGGKKESGQLRFGGRDRPFRKPINLPNVKNDFYGEGSAEKRNWSREGARDWRTRDREHERSREKRGPERERSWGWADSERERDSKEERSRGRERKDRDRKDRERDRSRERDAKKQRDDDKYR; translated from the coding sequence ATGAACGATTGGGCGCCCATAGCGAAGGAGTACGACCCCCTGAAAGCCGGGAGCATCGACGGCACGGATGAGGAGCCCCACGACCGTGCCGTGTGGAGGGCCATGCTGGCGCGTTATGTCCCCAACAAGGGCGTCACCGGAGATCCTCACCTCACCCTGTTCGTAGCGAGGCTCAATCTGCAGACGACGGAGGAGAAATTAAAGGAGGTCTTTTCCCGATATGGAGACATCAGAAAGATCCGTCTGGTTCGAGATCTGGTCACGGGATTTTCCAAGGGTTATGCGTTTATCGAGTACAAGGAGGAACGCGCTCTGCTGAAGGCCCATAGAGATGCCAACAGGCTGGTTGTCGATCAGCACGAGGTCTTTGTAGACTTCGAATTGGAAAGAACTCTCAAAGGATGGATTCCTCGGAGGCTTGGAGGAGGTTTTGGAGGCAAAAAAGAATCTGGGCAGCTGCGGTTCGGAGGACGGGACAGACCTTTCCGGAAACCTATTAATTTgccaaatgtgaaaaatgatttCTATGGAGAAGgctcagcagagaaaagaaactggtCTCGAGAGGGAGCAAGGGACTGGAGAACAAGAGACCGAGAGCATGAAAGGAGCAGAGAGAAGAGGGGGCCAGAAAGAGAGCGGTCGTGGGGTTGGGCTGACAGCGAGAGAGAAAGAGACTCaaaagaggagaggagcagagggagagagaggaaggacagagacagaaaggaCAGAGAGAGAGACCGGAGCAGGGAAAGAGATGCCAAGAAGCAAAGAGATGATGATAAGTATCGATAG
- the RILPL2 gene encoding RILP-like protein 2, which translates to MRRGGEGEEEDGEEDGGPESALQKSPFQLTAEDVYDISSAVGRDLLQLSAGTEAPAAAARLQFSMVRVLEMLEALVSEGSLNEEQLRMERDSLRDELEALRGRGAAGSGQQPNLGPDKMVIDLTDPNRPRFTLQELRDVLQERNQLKAQLLVVQEELQCYKSGIISQRKDETKELEKEPRGSRKDSSEKTIVKRLFSFKHGK; encoded by the exons ATGCGGCGCggcggggagggggaggaggaggacggGGAGGAGGACGGTGGCCCCGAGAGCGCGCTGCAGAAGAGCCCCTTCCAGCTGACGGCTGAGGATGTCTACGACATCTCCTCCGCGGTGGGCCGGgacctcctgcagctcagcgCCGGCACCGAggcgcccgccgccgccgcacgGCTGCAGTTCAGCATGGTGCGGgtgctggagatgctggaggCGCTGGTGAGCGAAGGCAGCCTGaacgaggagcagctgaggatgGAGCGGGACAGCCTGCGGGACGAGCTGGAGGCGCTgcgggggcgcggggcggcggggagcggccaGCAG CCCAACTTGGGACCAGATAAAATGGTGATAGACCTCACAGATCCAAATCGGCCTCGGTTCACATTACAGGAGCTGCGAGATGTATTGCAGGAACGTAACCAGTTGAAAGCTCAACTTCTCGTGGTACaagaggagctgcagtgctACAAAAG TGGGATCATCTCACAGAGAAAGGATGAGACTAAAGAACTGGAGAAGGAACCCCGTGGCAGCAGAAAGGACAGCAGTGAGAAGACAATTGTCAAACGGCT gttCTCTTTTAAACATGGAAAATGA